The Oryza brachyantha chromosome 7, ObraRS2, whole genome shotgun sequence genomic interval ttaatagatgaatctaacgAGACTGGAAAATCGTACACTACGAATGGAGGAAAATCGTACACTATGGAATGGAGGAAATGTTTGCAGAGAAGAGGATCGGCAGTCATTAAGAACCCAACGGGGCACTTGTCATCTGGTAATAGCGTAAATGGGAAATTTTTGTTGGGTAATTctatactaaataatatagagGTCTTCGTAGACCAAACTGTATTGCTGTGATATCATCGTCGCCAGAATTTCATTTAGGTGTCGtccattttttgttgtttgatttATGCTTCATAATCTGTAGTTATTTTTGGATTTGGAAAGTACGAACCCGTAGTTATTTATGGCTTCATGTTCCTTCAGCTGTCGGACCTTGTTTAAAGGGGTATTTTGGACGGTAGCGACAGTTAAGAGGGTAATTCTACCTTTTCCTTTGAACTTTACAATTTAGAGAACTAATTCAGAGATCTTCAGGTCGCTTTCATCACTCAGCTTTGGTTTTATGACTGTTTTTAAGAATGTAGCATTTTGTTGTTTCGGCAAATGTCTTTGGTTAGATCTAATTCTCATGAACGCATTTGAATGATAGAGTGGAGACGGGTGGGCACAAGAGCCGAAGAAAGCAATCTCATGCGGCGTTGTGCAGCAAATGGCACATACGGTAATATCTACTACTTCTGAATCAATGAATATGATTTATacgtctagattcattaacattcaTATAAACCGAAGAAAAACctcaatattttataatatgaaatggaggtattAATATACAATTGTTTGACATACTGCTAAATACCATGAGCGTTGCGACGACATGATGTTGGTAAGATTTCGCACTACCACATAACTATCCTATGGTCAGTTTCTCCGCAAGGGGAAAAAACTGTACAAGCACTGGTAAACTATAAAAGTACCTAAGACCTAGAGTTAAGGTAACAAATCACGTTCATCCTCACATGATCAAGGAAGAACATCAAGAAAGAACAGATAGCCAAGCAGCTTGAGATGGTTGTGTTCATCCATCCACCGGGTGAAACTACATCCTGAAATCCATGATGCAGACTGTGTTGTTCGAGAAACATGCTGCAATCTTGCTGCCTTCTTTATTCCAGCACACCTCAAAAATGCCACCGCTCCCTCTGTACGTCTTCAAGATTCTCCCTTCTTTAACGGACCATATGTGTAGGCATTGATCAAGGGAACCACTTGCTAAGTACTCACCACCAGGGCTAAATGCAACGGAATACACAGGTTGCCTGCAACCATGAATAAGTCGAGTTCAGCATTGCAAGCAACCAAAAGAAAGAACTCAATTTCTTTAATAACGCATAAAGTTTTCTCATGTTTCATTCACAGTAAGGAATGCATGCACATTTattgcttcttttctttcttcgcCCTTATTTATTATGTAGTTTACCAACGCATGTAAACATGGGCAGCATGGTAATTGCAATTCATATTTCCATTGATTTAgtattcaaaatataagtatcaTTTATCTTTCCTGGTATCAATACCTATGGCCAGCCAAGCTGTACAGAAGGCGACCTTGCTCAACTTCCCATagcttgatagttgaatcaaAAGATGCACTGCACatgaaccaaaaaagtcaatcaTTGCCATAAATATGAGGTAATTTGCCAAGAACTGAGATGGATGACAAGATCTTCAACATCCACGGAAAAGGTGAAGCTATATGTGCAAAATTCAATGTTGTAAAGATCTACAAGGTCATATACAAGGGGAATCAGTGTCCAACCTTGTATTGCTTAGGCAGCATAAGCAGATGGTTAGGCCATGTAAGCAATACAAAGTGGTAGCAGGACAAACAGTGATGACTGCTTTTAGAACCTTGCCCAAATTAGATGCAGACTATGGCCGCATTCGGCATTCTATCTTCTAACCCcagattccctcgtttttcacgcgcacgcttcctgaactgctaaacggtgtattttttgcgaaaattttctataggaaagttgtttcaaaaaatcatattaatctattttatattttttataattaataataattaattatatactaatctatgaCTATGTTTTCCACGTGCCAGATAACTTACCCCAACACAAACACAAACGAACACAGCCTAATATTGATGAGCTATGTTCACATTCCTTGATTCCAGCATATCAACATTCAAAatgagggggggggggcagaTCTGGCACGGGGACGGTGGGGCCTCGAGCCCCCACTATCCTCGTTAGATTCATGGGAGCCCCACTAAGAGcctcctaaaattttatgtcaaaGGTCAAATGGAAAAGGGACTGGAGCTCTATCTAATTTGTTCAGACCCCTCTAGCATCGCTGGCTAGATCCGCCAATGATTATGTTCATGagatattttcaattttaaaggGAGGATGCTAAGTGTACCCTGCACAATAAAGCACGATAGTAGCTCACATAGTTGGTCGGAGTGAACTCAATCTTGAGATGCTacaactattttattagaagAATGATTCACAGAGTAATACACAGACATGTCTAATTAGTCATCAACGCCATCTTCCATGATTAGACAATGTTACAATGGGGATTATGATTCTACAAATAATTTTGCAGGTAGGCTTGTGGCTTCTTTTTTATACTATTCAAATTTGAGAAAACCACGCTCAAGTCAGAACTGCTACATGTAAACCCTTCAGAAAGTTGAATTATGCAAAGGGCGAATTCTTTTGGACCAAAAGAGGATAAAACAATTTGCTCACACAAAATGAGGaagtcattagcacatgattaattatgtactagttatttcaaacatgaaatgagtttatttatggttttaaagcaacttttctataactttttttgcaaaaacataatTAGTTATGTGCTACTtgttttacatagaaaattgaTTCAGCCTATTTTGGCCCAAAGTGTACATCTCTTTAGATGTagtttttcataatttttgcaGTACAAAGTGTAGTTTAATGTAATTTACTCAATTTTACATGTAGGGCAATGGGaactaaaataataattttgcaGTGTTcttgataaaaagaaaataaatctgCATTGTTATTCATTTGCCAAATTTCAAAGGATGTAAAATATAGAGGACCTATCAATTTTCAACAATTAGACATCCAATTAGGAATCTTGAGCCTTTTAGTAGTGACACAAATTACACTTAAACACGTAACATCTCagtatttaactatttgcatAAATTATTTACCTTGCCAAAAGCAACTGTTGGTTGGGATTATTTGTTCCTGGTCCTGTTGGGCTCCATCTAATAGTGTATATTTCCTGCAACATATAATTAAGCATATGATAGACTGGAAAACAAGGCTCTATGGATTATAGAAGATGAGGGTAGGTTTCACAAACCTTGGTATGCTCCTTAaaatcatacacacatttatCCTGCTTCATGCTCCATATCTGCAAAAGAGAAGGCAACACCACTCAAGTAAAACGAAGTCACTTCCATTCCACAAACAAAACTCATACCTTGATTAGCATGAAAATGGAAAATCACACATCTAACCATTACCAACATTTAAGGgaaaaatgataattttacTGTCAGGTTTATTTTCAGATTGTGGCAACTGTCAGGAATATCCCACACTTCGGCGCTCATGCGTGATGCAAAtgcagaaataaaaataacaaaacaaataagcTAGCACAAGGTTTACTACTAACAGCAACAAGGTTTTTAATGTCTTTATTACTTAAGCCACCAATactgcaaatgaaaaatagactGCACTACTGATGGGATGCGGTCAGTGTAAAAAGCCATGAGCTTTACAGTCCACAAAATCATAACACTATATTAGGTCAAAGCAATTAGTGAACTAGCTAAGAAAAACATCTCAAGGTATTATATGAATTCTTTAGGTAAAGAAAGGATATTATATCAACTCAACTGCATATCGACATATtacaacatgaaaaaaatacacagaTGTCAACATATTACAACATGAAAAAATGGGGCTCATCTAATAAACATGTATTAAACTGGGTATCAGAACCCTAAAgcacttttttttgtctatttgtaaaatggAAGGTTGAATGACAAAAGATGAAATTGTTACTGTATCACCTTAGCAGTCCAATCATCCGAACATGAGGCCAGCAGTGAACCTGTTGGATCCCACTTGATAGCATTAACTTCACTCTGGAAATATGTGTAATTGCCGCAATCAGAATACCACATTGGGTGCTACCTTTTTccaattatttttacatagaaaCAACACAGGATGTGTAATTTGCATGGACAAGCAGAAAGCATGACTCCAATGTTTGAACAAAAATAAGAGCATGGCATTGAATTACTTAACAGCGGTCACATTCATTCAATATACCCTACAGCATCAATAATTTTGCAGCCAAGCAATGTATTACTGGACACTGGAAGACAGTCAACCAAATCAAATAGAATAAACAGAAGGAACTAAATAGACAGAACATAATATGGAACTAATTTGCTAATTCTATAATATTTGAGCCATAGAACAGTGTTCATGTTGGGCTATTTAGCCCACAGCTCCAGCATTCTCAAGCTAAAGATATCAGCAAATAAAGGTACCTCTGCTAATGGCTGGTTGATCTGGTGTGTTAATGCTTAGGACTTGTATGCAAGAGGATTTATTATGCATTTTTAAAACCTAGtatctttgtttttgttttaccCCCACCTTTCCCCATCTTCCCCTCTTTTAGCTGTTTCTGATTCCAGAAATAACCTATTAACTTCAAAAGTTTTAGACGGCCTGAGTACTTCAGAGAACTCAATAGGCACATATGACGCAAGAATTCAATGCTTAACGGTAGCACATATGGAGAATATCCGTTTGGAGAATTCAATGCGTTTTGAAAGGCAGCACATATCAAAAGCATGCAATGCTTGGAAAACACCAACCTGATGACCGCTGAATGATTTAACTGGGCGCTGATCCCCAATCTTGCAAACATAGATCATATTATCAGTTGAGCATGTTGCAAAAGAATTATTGTTTCTCCAATCAACATCAAGTGTTGGAGCTGCATGAAAAATAGACAGGTCATAGTTTTTCTGCTCAAAAGAAATGCATCCAGTGCAATTCAGATAATTATCATGTGAAAATTAGCACTGTTATAGCGTGCAAGCATACCTGaatgaaattcaaattgttgCTTACACTCCCATGTCTTTGTATCCCACACAATAGCAGTTTTATCAACGCTTCCACTCAGGAGAAAATCTCCTTTCTTGTTCCATTTCAAGGAAAATATAGGTCCCTTGTGTTTGAACAAAGTCTGCTTCAAGTCTCCTGATAAATTCAATATCATCAGCGCTGATTCTTGGGAAACCTTTAAATACATACCAAGTAGTTCTAAGCATATGTAGTACTTCCCAATTCGCAAGTTCTAATAGTTACTGcacaaaacaatgaacaaatatgcaaagcaccccccccccccccccaaacaaaaaaaagcataGCAAGATAGTAATTTCCTTACCATCCCTACTCCATATTCTTGCCTGCCCATCATAGGAGCCAGTAGCCAACAGTGTTCCCTCCCCCTAGAAGAgacaacatgaaaaataaatccaaagaTGAACATTTTGAAAAAGAACCTAGatgcaagaaaagaaacagCATTTTGCAAAGTGAAGCAACAAACAAGTTGGCTTCTGGTACAGATGACTGTGAATAGCACACCCTATTATAAAACTCACATTCCAGTCAAGTGTGGTGACATCCTTGCTCTTCTCGTTAGTTCGACCCTTAAAGTGTTTCAAAACATGAACACATGGAGGAGATGATTGTGCAATGGAACCACATGGACCATCCGAAATTGTCCAGATTCTAGCTGTTGAGTCTCCTGACCTAGCAGCATGTACAAAATAAGAATGTGAGTCAACAAAAGGATATAGGACATAAGAGAATTCATGGTATTAAGcaagcatataaatataatctgTGACAAACTATAAAAAGAATGTAGTAGGGATAACTGTATAAAGGGAAAGTAAAAAAGTGAGTATGAAGTCCTGACAGGTTGGTATCTCTATctctactactataaaagtgTAGTTTGTCCTGTCGTTTGTTCTACCTCGCACACAACACACCACCCACACACGCATGGAAAGTACACCCCCTTGAAAACATCAGGCTTCCAATAAAAACGTGGAAACACTACCACACgtaaaaagaggaaaaatatgGAAGTGCAGTTTGTCCCACACTGTGCACAGCGCACCACCCACACATGCATGGAAAGTGCAACCCATGGAAAAACTCACAAGAAAACCTGGTAGATACTGCCTGAAAACCAGATACGGAAAGAAGGCGGAGCAGGCTGGCATGGACTTCTCCCAAGGGATTGTGCTGTGCACCCTAAATCCTTGGCCACAGACACTGCCATGGTGAATTATGGCTGGCCTATGGGCCTGCCTCACCaacccctccctcccccaGCTGCAAAAACATCAGGCATGACTCACTCTCCCAATTCCCTTCTTCCATCACCATCCCTCATCATCCTTGCAGGCCAAAGACGACCTCTGGTCAGTGAGGGGAACCAAATTATGGCTCAGCTATACCCTTAAAGAGTGTGATAGTATTTTTGCCAAGCCTTATAGGCGAGTTGCTCTATGGGGAAGGTGGGAGAGGGGTTGACCTCCTGATGATGGCAGTTAGATCCATTGGTTTGCTCCCTTCCCCTCTAATCTGGTGGTGTGCATGCTCATGAATTAATGCTGGGTGTACCCCTTGATACCCGTCTAGCACGGTTGCTCAATCATCCCTGCTAGCAACACACTGTTTATCTGTTATGGCGAGGCTGCTTGGTTTGGTGGGTGCAACAATGATGTGCATACTATCAAGCAGTAGATGGCTGATTTATACAATCGTACTGCTTCTTGTCATCACTCCCATCTACTAACAGTTCCACGTGTTCTCATTCAGATTTAGTTGAGTTAAATATTCTCACATTGAGCCTAGAATATTCACCTAACAGGTGTGAAATGTTATTTAGAACAATATTACACAAAATAGTAGAAAACTCGCATTATGGTGTCAAGCTAATTGGACCACTGCTAAATTATTTGTACTTCATTACTTACTATTCTGTTCTTTTCAAATCAAGCTACCAGGTACTGTGTTTGGATCACCACATGCTCTACTAGTATAGGTTCAGGGGAAGACCTATGGTGATAGCACTGGGCCAAACGACACCACCAGCTATTGGCAAAAGGTATGGTTGAAGTTGACAACATGGATCAAGTATGATTGAATAGTTGAATTTTTAAcagaaaattaacaaaaaaaacatcaaaattgaAACGATATAAAAAGCATGTTTCCGTGGCTATAAATGGGCAATTTACTAGCTAGAATAAGAGAAAAATCCTTCACTTTATCTTATGTGTGTTTGGAACTCGGTAGAAAGGGCTTGGGTCCTCCtactttgtatttttttgtgttttgtgttgtatttttgttttttcttccccttaatgaaatgaaatgcagCTCTCCTGCGTTTTCgagtaaaaaattttatcttaatgTGTCACAGCCCAACAACACTTAACAAGTCAAGTTCCAGTACTCCAGGCATATCtcaaagtattaaatatggaaCAACACACCTACCAACTATTCACACGTATGCAGACTTTAGCGACTGGATTGCGTGCTATGTTGAATGCAAAAATGGGGACATAAGGCTACAGGAGCACATACAATATCAATGCAAGAATAAACATCTATACAATATAGAAGATAATAAGGACTCACCCAGAAGCTAGAAGGGAACCAGCTGGGCTCCATGCACAAGCAAAAACCtaaatacaaacaaatttgaaagAAACAGTAAGGAAGCAATAGAACATGCTTTCtagtactaatctattataggACAAAATAGATCTACAGCAGAAGGCATAGCTACCTCTGAACTGTGTCCTTCCAAAACAGTCACATCAGCACTAGAAATTTCATGAGCAGTTGTACTTATTTCCATTGGTGTTGGACCTGTAGCAATAAGATTTAGTACACCATCCATGGCTatatacacacaaaaaatCCAAGGAGAATACAGCAAACAGATATTAGTTAATTACCTCCACCAGCAAGAGAATCTTCTTCAGGGTTACCCTTATCAATACGGTCTGTGTActgcttttctttctctttgtCTTGTTCCCTGTCTCTTTCAGCTCTGTCCTTGTCCCTCTCTAGCTCTTTTTCTTTGTCATGGCGCTCCTTCTCCCGTTCACCCCCAGGGTGTCGTTCATGCTCCTCCATgcgttccttttcttttcccttgtCCTTGTCACGATCACTTTGAaacttctccctttttcttttcttcacaaTCTGTTGCAACTCTTCAAcattttttgtgattatttCAAGAGGTTCAAGAAGGGCAAAATCCTTCGCAATATCTTCATCATTCTGCAACAAGAAAAAGCACATGATATATAGCATGTATCGGGAAAAAAGTAATGAACACTAAAAGAGAAACTTACTTCATCAGTATTTGCTTCCAGTTCTATGTATTGGAGGCCTTTCTGCACGATAGTGATAAGAGCACCAGGTGGAATTAGATTTCCATCAATCCCACCCTTGTGGATCCCTGCTTCATACCCTAATGTGAATGCGGCATGAACAAAACCTGGAAAGGTTGAGAAACCATCAGCAATAACTATCATAGTCATAtataatcaaaatataaagtaGTAGCTATATAGTTAGTTTTTAACACCCTGGGGGACACCGACACAGATACACCACTAAACAAGCTGCCAATACATTCAGCTGATTTTTTCATACAACTTTGGAACTTCATTGacacacaagaaaaaaattatcacataTTCAACACAACCATGTCATACCAACAAAAAAGTGTTAAGCCTATAACTAGAAATTTGTCagccaaaataaatttatttcttttctgatACAGCTTTGGAACTTCATtatcaaatatgcaaaagaaaattatcacATATGCAGCACAACTCTGCCACGTCAACAAAAAGTGGTAAGCCCATCACTAGAGTACTATATCAGCCTCTCCACAGCTGCCTCTCTGGACAGGCCCCCAAGTCAAACTTGATTAACCACGCCAAACTCATGCCCCCCAAGTCAAACTCAATTAAGCCACGTCAAACTCACTGGTGGATTCCTATCAGTTCCCTTCAGCGATTCTTTCTGAATTATTAAGTTCTTCTCTAAGTTAGGTTACATGGAGCAAGATTAGATGGGTTTTTGACTTGTACTTCTTATTTCCAATTTCATGTTTTAGAAAATGGAAACGAGCAATTCAAGTATTCGAAGAGGGAACACAATACCATCATCAAGGCTTCATAGGACAAATGACAAACACAATGAGAAATGGTAAATAATGTGCATAGAGAGCGATGACCTCATTTTGCGAAAATGGTGTCATGTTAACGTATCCATGCCCATGGAACCATATATGTCAAGTGTTGGTAACAGATAAATGAGATAATCTTGACACATTAGGCATTAGGCACTTACCACAGTAACACAAACTCCCTATAGCTTGTTTCTGACTTATCCCTTTTACTCTCAGCTTGTTTGGCAAATTGGGGGAAGAGGACTGGGAGTTTAGAGTAGGAAATTAATGGTGAGATAAAGAtgtgaatttgatttttagtCTCAATCACATGTTTGGTAATAATACAGGAAGGAATTGGTGGGGAGTTCATGTGTGAACTAGATTTTAAGTGATGATGGATGGGTTAGATTTATCTAGACAATGCAAAAGGAAAGAATTCCCTCTCAACTACCAGCCCCTCCCAAGGTATTAAAACACAGGGAGTTCCCCCTCAATTCCCAATCCACCTCCCTCAAAAACTCCCATGTCCACTACCCAAAAGGTTAATAGCCCAATCCCTCTCAACTCCCATTCCCTTCTAGAAATTCCAACCAAAAGCACATTCTATGTAATTGAGGGAAATAACACAAATATGGCAGCAGTGTTCACATAAACAGGCACCAAACGCAATTCTCTCACGCAAGATACCAGTTACCACGACAGTTTCTCTCCTCCCCCAACGAACAAAAGTATCAACTTCCCATTGGACCAACGATTAGTAATAAAATCTTCATAtccaactaaaaaaatgtaaaaatataaagaaacgGGCCTTGCATTACGTAAACATCGAACCCTATTATGTATGTGTTGCCGTGCCACATCAGATCCCAACAAGATT includes:
- the LOC102715594 gene encoding WD40 repeat-containing protein HOS15, whose protein sequence is MGAITSAELNFLIFRYLQESGFVHAAFTLGYEAGIHKGGIDGNLIPPGALITIVQKGLQYIELEANTDENDEDIAKDFALLEPLEIITKNVEELQQIVKKRKREKFQSDRDKDKGKEKERMEEHERHPGGEREKERHDKEKELERDKDRAERDREQDKEKEKQYTDRIDKGNPEEDSLAGGGPTPMEISTTAHEISSADVTVLEGHSSEVFACAWSPAGSLLASGSGDSTARIWTISDGPCGSIAQSSPPCVHVLKHFKGRTNEKSKDVTTLDWNGEGTLLATGSYDGQARIWSRDGDLKQTLFKHKGPIFSLKWNKKGDFLLSGSVDKTAIVWDTKTWECKQQFEFHSAPTLDVDWRNNNSFATCSTDNMIYVCKIGDQRPVKSFSGHQSEVNAIKWDPTGSLLASCSDDWTAKIWSMKQDKCVYDFKEHTKEIYTIRWSPTGPGTNNPNQQLLLASASFDSTIKLWEVEQGRLLYSLAGHRQPVYSVAFSPGGEYLASGSLDQCLHIWSVKEGRILKTYRGSGGIFEVCWNKEGSKIAACFSNNTVCIMDFRM